Proteins found in one Limnothrix sp. FACHB-406 genomic segment:
- a CDS encoding LptA/OstA family protein, with translation MTMVGQPVGRTRSSQRAAAKRARRAMGASLMAAAMGIGQVSQAIAQPAPPTQPVPVRQPMTVISDVQEANSIAGIVTARGNVQVDYPARMLKATAAQAQYFSNERRLVMSGDVFVLQDGNSLRAETVTYYVDEGRSIALPLPNRQVESVYLVLDTTTPTVLPSSSGPAGGLPAAPAVPSLFAPTAP, from the coding sequence ATGACTATGGTGGGTCAACCAGTGGGCAGAACTCGATCGAGCCAAAGGGCCGCAGCCAAGCGGGCCCGGCGGGCCATGGGAGCCAGTCTGATGGCGGCGGCGATGGGAATTGGGCAGGTGTCCCAGGCGATCGCCCAGCCAGCGCCCCCCACGCAGCCGGTTCCAGTGCGCCAGCCGATGACGGTCATCTCCGACGTGCAAGAGGCCAACTCGATCGCGGGAATTGTGACGGCGCGGGGCAACGTTCAGGTGGACTATCCCGCTCGGATGCTCAAAGCCACCGCCGCCCAGGCACAATATTTCAGCAACGAACGCCGCTTGGTGATGTCGGGCGATGTGTTTGTGCTGCAAGACGGCAATAGCCTGCGGGCCGAAACGGTCACCTACTATGTCGATGAAGGGCGATCGATCGCGCTGCCCTTGCCCAACCGCCAAGTGGAATCGGTCTACTTAGTGTTGGACACCACCACGCCCACGGTCTTGCCTTCGTCTTCGGGGCCGGCGGGGGGACTGCCTGCCGCGCCGGCCGTGCCTTCGCTGTTTGCCCCCACCGCGCCCTAA
- the lptB gene encoding LPS export ABC transporter ATP-binding protein gives MKIVLENVQKAYGERLIVNRVSLTVERGEVVGLLGPNGAGKTTVFYMATGLERPDSGHVWLDDQDITEQPIHQRARLGIGYLAQEPSVFRHLSVADNLRLVLQQAKLPREMQERRLQQLVQDFGLEKVAHTPGIQVSGGERRRTEIARALAVGLEGPQFLLLDEPFAGIDPIAVAEIQRIVAGLRDRGMGILITDHNVRETLEIVDRAYILREGQILASGNATELYGNPLVRQYYLGDKFQP, from the coding sequence TTGAAGATTGTTCTTGAAAACGTCCAGAAAGCCTACGGTGAGCGTCTAATTGTCAACCGCGTTAGCCTCACGGTGGAACGGGGGGAGGTGGTTGGGCTGCTGGGGCCAAACGGCGCAGGCAAAACCACCGTTTTCTATATGGCCACGGGGTTGGAACGGCCCGACAGCGGCCATGTGTGGCTTGATGACCAAGACATTACCGAACAACCCATTCACCAACGGGCCCGCCTCGGCATTGGTTACCTGGCCCAAGAACCGAGTGTGTTTCGCCACCTGAGTGTGGCGGATAACTTGCGCCTGGTGTTGCAGCAAGCCAAGCTACCCCGAGAGATGCAGGAGCGCCGTCTCCAGCAGTTGGTGCAAGATTTTGGGCTGGAGAAAGTGGCCCACACGCCGGGAATTCAGGTGTCAGGGGGTGAGCGCCGCCGCACGGAAATTGCCCGCGCCTTAGCCGTGGGATTGGAGGGGCCCCAGTTCCTGTTGCTGGATGAACCCTTTGCGGGCATCGACCCGATCGCAGTGGCCGAAATTCAACGCATCGTGGCCGGACTACGCGATCGGGGCATGGGGATTCTGATTACCGATCACAACGTGCGGGAAACCCTGGAAATTGTCGATCGCGCCTATATTTTGCGGGAAGGCCAGATCCTCGCCTCCGGAAACGCCACCGAGCTGTATGGCAACCCCTTGGTGCGGCAATATTACTTGGGTGACAAATTTCAGCCCTAA